TGGGATCACAGCGCCTACACCATTATACACCAATCTCTCTATCCAATCACCATAATGTGCTCTACCAGTAAATGTCATTAAATATCTGGCGAGCTTAAACGCAGCCCAGGAGCCGCATGGGGTTTCAAAATGATAAAGGATTAAAGGATTAGATTCTATAGCAAAAAAGTATCCGTCTCCAGGTCTGCGACGCTTACGACGTATAACTTTTAATGTTTCAGGTAAAAGGTCTGGGACAATTAAATTTTCGTCAGGACCATAACCCCCCGTGGCAAAGCATTGAGTTTCTTGTAAGAACTCATAAGCATTTATCAGCGCGTCTAGATAATACCGTTCACCAGTTAATTTGTAAGCCATAGCTGCTCCACTTAAACTATTAACGTGGCTATAAGCATGATAATATTTGCATTCAAATTCTTTAAGAGCCGTGAATATATCCTCCTTTTTTGCGAGTAGATCCCAGAATTTTGTATATTCCCAAATCTTCGCGAACTCAAAATAACGTCTATCACCCGTCACCTCATATGCACGGTAAAGATTCTCTGAAAGGGTATACCATTCTCCTCCGCCTGCATATGGTCTTCTTCTATCGAGGTTATCTTCAGCCCAATCTGTTATTCTATTAAGATAAATTAATACATTCTTATTTCCAGCATACTTGATTAAGTCTACTAAACCGCAGACTATTTTATCATAGGTATAGTGTCCCATACGTCCTAAAGAGCGGTTCCATAAATCCTCAGATATAGTTTTAGCCCACTCTTCAAGAAGATAAAACGCTTTATCTCTCATAGCAGTATCCCCCGTCGCTTTATACATGCGGGCAAATGCTGAGAGCCACTGCCCAAAAGGTGAAGTTCCATGTATGCCGCCTAAAGGTTCACCGGGTGCTGTTAAGCCAGCGCTGAAACGGAAGTCCCATAAAATACTATCATTCGGGATACTGTAGTAAATATCTCTTATATTCCTATATTGATCTCCTAAAAATCCGTCCAATAATTGAACACCATTGAAATCAAATGGCTTAATAACATATCTTGAATTAAAATCCAATCTTACCACCTTTTTTGACCTCTCCAAGATAGGTCTCTTTTAAATGTATTTTAGATTATTGCAGTTTCCTCTAAAAGCAGATCTTAAGGTTGCCATTACTTGAGAAAAATGCTAATATCTTGTTTACTCTACTCTAAAAATATTGCATTGGTGAGAGGATCGATGGCACGGGGTAATTTCAAACTTATTGTGGAAGATCTTTTAATAACGGTAGAAGCTTACATTCCGAAAATTGTCAATATTAGGTTCTCATTGAAGGATTATTCTCAGCCAGAGAGCCCAATTCTTTTATCAAACCTCTCAAAAATTCCATTAAGGATAGAGGAGCGGGCAGATAACGTTCTTATTGAAACGGAGACCATGAAAATTAATGTTTTAAAGGAGTCTCTAAATTTTTGTCTCTTTGACAAAATAGGTGATGCTAAAATAGCGGAGTCAAAATACCTGCTAATTTCAAAGAGTGGATCTAATATTATTTTAAAGTTCCCTGAATGCTCCCACTTTTATGGTTTGGGTGAGGGTGGACCGCAATTTGATCGAAGGGGAAAAGCTCGTATCTTTTGGAATAAAATGATTTATGGGGATAATCAACCAGCGGATCTCGCTATTCCTTTTCTTCTCACGAGTAGTGGTTGTGGACTATTTTTTAATGATTTCGCAAAGGCTGAGATAAAAATCTCTGAGGATGGGGAAGCATTTTATCATACGATAGAGGATTTTTTAGACCTATTCTTTATTCAAGGAGATTTTATTGATCAAATAGCTGGCTATATGAGTTTAACAGGTTACCCTCCATTACCACCTAAATGGGCCCTAGGATATATACAATCTACAAGGCATTTCACAAATGAGCAAGAGATATTTTCTCTCGCCCGCACTTTTAGGGATAAGAAAATTCCCTGTGATGCAATAATTTTCTTAAGCACTTATGGGGACCAAAAGGGTTGGAATAAAGATGTAGGCTATCTTGATTTCGGCGATTTATGGAAAAATCCAAAAGTGATCATAGATGAGTTACATAAGCTAGGTTTCCGCGTAATTCTACATGAGTACCCTGTTGTTGACCCAAATGCACAGCAATGCTCCGAAGGTTTAAGAAACAAATACTTAATCCCGGAACATCCTCCAAGGAAAACATGGCACTTGTCCGGTCGCTTTATTATAGATTTCACTCATCCTGAAGCTGGCTTATGGTGGTGGAACCAGCGTCAACACTTATTAGAGTTGGGTGTTGATGGTTGGTGGCTAGATGGTGGAGAAGGTCCTGAAGAATGGCTTCATCCGGAAGATATTAGAGATGGATACAAAGGCTCATGGGAATACTGGCATAACTTATATGACTTTCTCCGAATAAAAGCCTTTTATGAGGGTGAGAGAAAGAGTCGTCCTAATAAGAGACCCTTCTTGCTATCAAGATCTGGTTTTGCAGGGATGCAGAGATTTAGCGGCATGTGCTGGTCCGGAGATGGACCCTCAAATTTTGAAAGTTTAAAGCTTCATCTTCCAATGGGACTTAACATGTCGCTTTCAGGGGTTCCATACTGGACTCATGATGTTGGAGGATTTGATGCGGGTGAAATAAGACCTGACATACCGCAAAAGTTTACGCCAGAGCTCTTTATTAGATGGCTCCAGTTTGGGGCTTTCTCCCCTATCTTCCGCGCTCATGGAAGAAAGTGGGAAAAAAGACTTCCATGGAGCTGGGGTCCGGAAATCGAATCTATATGCAGAAAGTATATAGAGTTGCGGTATCGCCTATTACCGTATAATTACACCCTTGCTTATGAAGCAAGTACTAGAGGGCTTCCATTAATGCGCCCCTTATTCATGTATTATCCAGATGATCCAGAAACGTATAATATAGAGCTTGAGTATCTTTGGGGACGTAGTATTTTGGTAGCGCCAGTTGTAGAAGAAGGAGCCAGTACGTGGAAAGTGTACCTTCCTAGGGATGACTGGTATGATTTCTGGACCGGGAAACAATATTCGGGTGGAAAATGGATTGAAGTACCTACACCATTAGATATAATGCCGATTTTTATTAGGGATGGATCTATAATACCAATGATGAACCGTATAACTGACTATATCCCAAGGGAGCCGCTAGAGAGTCTCATGCTGCTCATATATCCAAAGAGGTATGGAAACTCAGAGTTTACGCTTTATGAGGACGATGGAGAAACAAATGATTACCTTAAAGGAATCTTCTCTTTAACAAAATTCACTTGCAAACATGATGAAAGGAAAGGGGTCCTGTCAGTAGTTCTGGAGAAGCCTAAGGGAGAGTATGGGCGAGAGATTTCAAAAAGAGAATACTATTTACAAATATACTCTGAGAGAGAGCCAAAAAACATCAGATTGAATAATGCAGTCTTAGATCAAACTGATAATTTAAAATCCGGCGCTGATGGGTGGAGCTATAGGGAGCCATTTATCAATGTACAAATAACTGCTAAGAGCTTCCGCTTCAAAAATTACGTAGTTAAAATCCTTTATTAATAAAAGCGCTAGTAAAC
The DNA window shown above is from Candidatus Bathyarchaeia archaeon and carries:
- a CDS encoding glycoside hydrolase family 31 protein: MARGNFKLIVEDLLITVEAYIPKIVNIRFSLKDYSQPESPILLSNLSKIPLRIEERADNVLIETETMKINVLKESLNFCLFDKIGDAKIAESKYLLISKSGSNIILKFPECSHFYGLGEGGPQFDRRGKARIFWNKMIYGDNQPADLAIPFLLTSSGCGLFFNDFAKAEIKISEDGEAFYHTIEDFLDLFFIQGDFIDQIAGYMSLTGYPPLPPKWALGYIQSTRHFTNEQEIFSLARTFRDKKIPCDAIIFLSTYGDQKGWNKDVGYLDFGDLWKNPKVIIDELHKLGFRVILHEYPVVDPNAQQCSEGLRNKYLIPEHPPRKTWHLSGRFIIDFTHPEAGLWWWNQRQHLLELGVDGWWLDGGEGPEEWLHPEDIRDGYKGSWEYWHNLYDFLRIKAFYEGERKSRPNKRPFLLSRSGFAGMQRFSGMCWSGDGPSNFESLKLHLPMGLNMSLSGVPYWTHDVGGFDAGEIRPDIPQKFTPELFIRWLQFGAFSPIFRAHGRKWEKRLPWSWGPEIESICRKYIELRYRLLPYNYTLAYEASTRGLPLMRPLFMYYPDDPETYNIELEYLWGRSILVAPVVEEGASTWKVYLPRDDWYDFWTGKQYSGGKWIEVPTPLDIMPIFIRDGSIIPMMNRITDYIPREPLESLMLLIYPKRYGNSEFTLYEDDGETNDYLKGIFSLTKFTCKHDERKGVLSVVLEKPKGEYGREISKREYYLQIYSEREPKNIRLNNAVLDQTDNLKSGADGWSYREPFINVQITAKSFRFKNYVVKILY